A segment of the Pirellulales bacterium genome:
GCTGCGCGCCAGTCGGTGACCATAGAGGCTCATGGCGATGGCAGGGCGCCGAGAATTGAAAGAGCAGTCGTGGGGGAATCAGGCGGTCGGTCATGGCTTGCGTCGTTGATGGGGCAGTAGGGAATTTTCGCAAGTGGCGATTCAGTCTCGCGCGATTAGAGTTTCGATGAGGGTGAGTTTACTCGCTTCGGCACCCCGTCGCCCTGCCCGCCCATGTGGGCAAAACGTATTTAATCGCGGCAAGGATTAGTTTTTCGTCGCGACCTGGGCCAGCACGTAGGGACCTTTGGGTATTACAGCCATCGTGGCTTGTGGTCCGTACTCGGCGAGTGATTCGGCGACGGCCGTTTCAACGTTCGGCGCGCTTTCGACGAACAGGCTGTCGATCGTTTCGCGCGGCAGGCCGTCGGTGATGATCTTCACGCGCGCCTTGCGACAGACCTTGGCCAATTCCTCGAGTTGCCATTGATCGAGTACGAAGTAATCTTGGCCCAAGATCCGCTGGACGAAGACTTCCAGATTCTCGTGCTCGCGAAACAGGCTGGCGAACTCGGGGCTGCCGATTCCCTCGGTCATGCTGGCGGCCAAAATGATCGTGCCCCCTTGTTTCACGATGGGGAGCGCACCGGTCAGCCCCTTCACCGCCTGGTAAAACGTCGTGTCGAGCGGATAGCCGGCCGCGCTGGTGACTACGACATCGACCGGCTCGACGACGGTATCGACGACCACACGGCGGACAAACGCCACACCCTCAAGGAACGCCCCTTCCATGTCGCCCGCCACCAGGGCCAGTGGACGGCGCTGATCATCGATTACGGCATTGATAATAAAGTCACAGCCAGCGAGGCGGCCGATCCAGGTGTTTTCTTCGTGGACGGGATTTCCGTCGAGGATGCCGCAGTCGGCCTTGGGATTTTCGAGAAAAGCCGGGCCATGCCACACTTTGACCGTCTCGAGCGCGGCCAGTCCGGGACAGATCAGCTTGCGCCCTCCCGAGAAGCCGGCCATCAGATGCGGCTCGATCAATCCGATCGTGATTTTCAAATCGGCGTTCACATACCGGGAATCGATCCATACCGGGACGCCGCGGGGACTTTCTCCCAGGTACGTATGCTCGGCTAGGACGGTGCCATGATGATTCTCGACGCGATACTGGGCCGCGACGTGCGGGCCGACCATCTCGACGATCTCGGCTGCGGTCGCCGGGCGGTGCAGGCCCGTGGCCACCAGGATCCTGATCGAATCGCGCGGAATGCCGGCCGCCTCGAGCGTCGGCAGCACTTGCGACAGAATCAATTGATTGGGCACCGGCCGCGTAATATCGCAAATCACGATACAGGCGTCGCGACGACCTTGTGCCAGTTCTGCCAGAGGTGGCGTGCCATTCGGCTCGGCCAGCTTCTTTGCTAGCTCAGCCGATGGGTCCGCAAGCGGTTGCGCGTCCTTGTAGCCCAGCGTGCGGACAACTCGCTCCGCGGGCAACTCGACCTGCAGGCCGGTTTTACCGTACTCGAGCGTGACGCGCATGATTCAACAGCTTTCAACGCTGCGTGGCGTATCTTTCGTCGCACCGCATTTGAGGCACTGGCTCGCTACGCGCAGGGACGGAACGGCACTGCAATCTTGCCAATGGCACGACTACTTCTTGGCCGGAGCGCCCTTGCCAGCAGTGGCGGCCTTCGCGGCGGGGGCTTTGGCAGCCGGCGCCTTGCCGGCCGGCGCAGCTCCCTTGGCGGCGGCCGGTGCAGCGGCGTCCCCTTCGCCCTCTTCCTTGGTCTTCTTTTTCTTCTTCATCGAGAGCTTCATCACCCGGACCTTGGGCAGGCCCAGGGGGCTGCGGCCATCGGGGAAGCGGTCCATTTCCTGCAGCTTCGCGATCCGCTCGCCGCGGCTCAGTACGCCACGGGCACGGACCAATCCGAGCGTAGTCCGCAGGCTTTTATCCATCGTCATGACAAATCTCTCCGAATAGCGTGCGCCGGGCCCTGCACGGGCGCGAGCGAATCCTGAGGCCCGGGGGCCCTAACCAAGACCCGTCAGTATACGGGTGCAGAGGGGGGGCGATCAAGGCGGGGGTTAACGAATGCCCTGGGGGCGTGCCGCTTGCTCGTGCAGCTTTAAACTGGGGCGGCAGATAAGTACTGTGCCGGGAAACCAATGCGGCAAATCGTTAGCGGAGAGGGCACGATTCGAACGTGCGGATCGGTTGCCCGACCACGAATCCCGAAGGACCCGTCGCCTTAAGCCACTCAGCCACCTCTCCCGAACTTGTTAGTCGGTCCATCTTAGTCGGACCGATGGCAGGTCTCTACCGGCGAACGGCAGTTTGCCTGGTGGAAACCAGAGGAGTAGCTCAGCCGCTGAACCACTTCGTAATCGCCCGCAGGGCCGTGGCCCGGCCGGCGCGGCCGATGCTGGTGGTGAGGGGAATTTTCTTCGGGCAGACATTCACGCAGTTCTGGGCGTTGCCGCAGTCCTGGATGCCGCCGGGAGCCATGAGTTCGTCCAGCCGCTCATTGGCATTGAGCGCACCGGTGGGATGGTTATTGAACAGCATGACCTGGCTGATGGCGTGCGCGCCGACGAAGTGCGTGTCGAAGGCCGCTTGTTCGCGCTTGGCAAAATCGGTGGCCGATTCCCCTTCGTGCGGCTCGACCTCGAGCTTCGTGAATTGTGGGCAAGCATCCAGGCAGCAGCCGCAGCTCATGCACTCAGACAACGGATACGCTTGCTGCTGCTGCTCGGGCGAGACGCGCGGGCCGGCCCCCATGTCGTAATAACCGTCGACCGGAATCCAGGCCCGGACTTTCTCCAGGGCGCGGAACAACCGGCGGCGATTCACCACCAGGTCGCGGACGACGGGGAATTTCTCCATCGGACGCAGTTCGATCTCGTCCGGATGTTCGGCCAAGAGCCGATCGACCAGGGCCGTGCAGGCCTGGCGAACGCGCCCGTTGACGAGCATGGTACAAGCACCGCACACCTCTTCCAGGCAGTTGCAATCCCACGCCACCGGCGCGACGCGTCCCCCTTCCACGGTTTTGGCCTGGGCCGCGACGCGTTGCAGCACGCTGATGACGTTCATATCCGGCTCGCGCTTGATGCGGTGCCGTTCCCAGTAGCTGGCCTCGCCCGGCGCGTCCTGTCGCAGGATGCGGACGTCGAATTCCGTGACCTGCGGCGCGGCATGCCCATGCCCGTCAGCGTGTGTCTCGTGCGACGAATGTCCGTTAGTAGTGGCTTGCATGGGTTCCTTTGGCGCTTCTGGCTACGCAGAATTTCCTGAACGTCCCTCTCCCGCCGGGAGAGGGCAGGGTGAGGGGACTCTAACCGAGGTTCGTATCTTCTGTATCTGAAATCTGTGTTACCCGTGGATCAAATCGTCGTGTTTTCGTTACCCAGCGGCGACGGTCTTGGCCGCTCCTTTACCTTGCGAGCCGTTGCCGTCATGGCCGGCGGTCTTCGCGGCCGAACGTTCCTTCCACACTTCCTCGATGGCTTCGGCTCCGACCAGGCCGTACAGTCGCGGACGCGGCGGAATCAACGTCGTGTCGATTTCTTCGTATGTCAGCACCGGATCGCCGTCCGGAACATACGTTGCAATCGTCGACTTCAACCATTTGCGCGTATTCTCTTCGAACCGATCGCACCAGGCTTCCGCCTCGCGACGATGCGCCGCCGGCTCGGTCGCCTCGAGCCCGGGCATCGAAAAGTCGGGCTTAAAATGGGCGCCGCGGCATTCGTCACGTTGCAAGGCACCTTTGACGATCACCTTGGCCAGCGGGAACATATCAATCAGAGACTTGGTAAAGACCACGTTCTGGTTGGTCCAGTTGCCGGTGTCTGAAAGCGAGCAGTGCTTGGCTCGCTCCTCCAACTCGCACACCGTACCGTACGCTTCGGCGAGCGTGTCGTTGCGACGCACCACCGTGGCCGCCTTGGTCATGACGTTCCCCAGTTCCTGATGGATCAGGTAGGGGTTTTCGCCGCCGCCGGTGCGCTTCAGCAAGTTATCGTGCGCCTGCTGGTGCTGGCGACGGGCACTGTCGAACAAGCTCGACGGCTGGTCAACCGCCGCGCCGCGCGGTGCGTTCTTCATCCAGGCGGCGATGCCAGGGGCCGTGATGAGGCCGCTGAAAATGCAGCTCAGCAGTGAATTGGCTCCCAGCCGGTTGGCGCCGTGATACTGGTAATCGCACTCGCCGATGGCATACAGGCCAGGGATGTTCGTGACCTGATTTTTCGGCGACCCCAGCCGCAGCCCGCCGGCCGCGGTTCGCTCGTAATCGACCCACAGTCCGCCCATCGAATAATGAACGGCCGGGAAAATCTTCATCGGTGTTTCACGCGGGTCGACCCCTTGAAACTTCTCGTAGATATCGAGAATGCCACCGAGCTTTTGATCGAGCGTCGCGCGAGGAATGTGCGTGACGTCGAGATAGACGCACAGCCGATCCTGCTCGACCGACAGTCCCTCATACGTACAAACGTTGAAAATCTCGCGCGTGGCAATGTCACGCGGTACCAGGTTGCCGTACTTCGGGTAGCGTTCTTCAAGGAAGTAATAACGTTCAGCCTCGGGAATCTGCTTCGGGTCGCGCGTGTCTTGTGGCTTGCGTGGTACCCACACGCGCCCCCCTTCACCGCGAGCACTTTCGCTCATCAATCGCAGCTTGTCGGCACCGGGAATGGCTGTGGGATGAACCTGGATGAACTCGCCATTGCCGTATTTCGCGCCGGCGCGAAAAGCACGCGCCGCGGCGCTGCCGGTACATGCCATCGACATCGTCGAGCGGCCGTAGATCAATCCGCAACCGCCGGTGCCCAGGATCACGGCGTCGGCCGGGAAGGTGCGAATTTCCATCGTCACCAGGTCCTGCCCGACGCAGCCACGGCAAATGCCCGCATCGTCGATCACGGGACCAAGGAAATCCCAGAACTCGTATTTCTTGATCTTGCCCGCGACTTCCCAGCGGCGGACTTGCTCGTCCAGGGCGTACAACAATTGCTGGCCTGTCGTGGCGCCGGCGAATGCCGTCCGCTTGAAGAGCGTTCCGCCGAAGCGGCGTTGATCGCGAAAGCCCTCAGGCGTGCGATTGAACGGTACGCCCAGCCGGTCCATCAGATCGATGATCTTGGGCGCCCAGTCCGTCATTTCCTTGACGGGCGGCTGATGATTCAAAAAGTCGCCGCCGTAGACCGTATCGTCGAAGTGCAGCCACTCGCGATCACCTTGCTGTCGGGTGACCGAATTGACAGCGTTGATGCCCCCTTGGGCACAAACGCTGTGCGAGCGTTTCACCGGGGTGAGGCTCATCAGGTCGACGTCGATGCCGGACTCGGCCAGTTCCATGGCGGCCGCCAAGCCTGCCAAGCCACCCCCGACGATCATCACGCGTTGCTTTGCCATGTTCGCTTGAACCTCGCGTTATTCATTGCCGCGGCTCTTTTGAGCCGCACAGGCCGAGCGGGCCAGCCCCGCCACTCGACAGAGGGCGGATTTGTTCGTTGTCTACGGCCGCGGAATTGATTGGGCCACGGGCGGGATCGGCTCGTCGCTCGGAGGCTTCTCGGCCGGTTTCGTTTCGGCAGATTTCCCCGGAGCCTTCTCTTGTTCTAGCCGAGACTTGTAGTCTTCTTCGAAACGCTGCTCGGCATCGTCCTTGGCCTGTTCGTACGCCTCGGCCTTGAGCAGATTGTCTTTTTCTCCGGCCCGTACAGCCCCGAACAAGGCGGCCATACCGACCACGAAAATGAAGATCCCAATGCCGCTGCAGACCCAGTTGGCGCGGCGTTGTGCCGTGGCGGTTTCCCAGATGCCCCAGGTAATTCCCATCGTCCACAGGCCGTTGGCGAAGTGGTAAACGCAGGCCGCGACGCCGATCGCATACGCAACTCGCGCCGTAAAGGGAGCCAGCGCCAAGCCGACCGAGGACGTGGCATGGTGCGGATTGAACTGCCCGCCGTACAGAGGCTTGGCCAGGTTGTTCATCCAATAGTCGTTATGAAGCCAGCCGTGCATGTGAAACACGTGCCAGAAAATGAACACCAGGGCGATCCAGGCCGTGGCCCTTTGCAGCGTATAGCGAACATTGCCCGAGTAGGCATACCGGCTGGAATTGGACTTTCCGCTGCGGACGATCATCACGCCCACGACGGCGTGAAATATGATCGGCAGGAAGATGAACGTCCATTCGATCAAGGGGAGCGCCGGCCCGAGCGAATGGATCGAGTCGACGTTCGTCTGGAATGACTTCGCCCCTGCCAACAGGCTGGCGTTGGTCAGCAGGTGGACCACCATGTAAAGGCCAACCGGCATCAAACCGGTGAGCGAATGCAGGCGTTTGATCAGAAACTCGTGACGCAGATAGAACGACTGCGGAGAAGTGCTTGTCACGCGAGATCTTTCCTGGGCACTCTGCGAGCGGGGAGTGCGCGATTCGGTGGCGGCAAAATGAACAACTTCATCGGTAGTATAGAGTTGCCCTGCCCCCTGACAAGCCGACCGTGAAACACCGTTGCGATTCGTAAAATTTATCGCGCTTGATCTGCTGGTCTCGCCCGCGCGATGAGAATGTGGCGAACCTGTTCCGCATGTTCTGAGGACTGAATCAACGGAGAGTGCCTCGCAAACAAATCCTTGCCGCGCGCTCGAAGATGACAAGGGGGATCACGAGGACGCTGGAGCCGGATCATCAACGCCGTTGCCGCAGGCCCGCGCATCGATCAGGGCGACGCGACACCCCTCTCGACGGCTCACGCCTGCCGCGCCGGCCCCCCGTCGGCCGAATATCGCCTACAAGCTGAGAATGCCTGCCGAATTGGCAGCGAATTCCTGGCAAAAGCCATCGGAACTTCTGCCAAATTACCTAAGCTAACTTGTGGAAAGAGGCCGCCCTTCGATATTAACATGAATACAGGCAAGGGATTACCGCGTGCCGGATGCTCGTCGAAGGCCGTACAGGCGAGCAATCGGCATCTGAGTTGCAATGCATTCGTTGGTGCAAGGAACTAATACCGCCACGATGGGCTCGAAAGTCCACGTGCGGAAGGGGATTATGCCGTGACCGGCGCCATGCCCAATCTGCTGATAACTGACGACGACCTGAGCTTTCGGGAAACGCTTCGCGGCGTGCTCGAGCCGCAAGGTTTTCGTACGTTCATGGCCAGCGACGGCGAAGAGGCGTTACACGTCGTCCAGCGCGAAGAAGTGCATTTGGTCCTGCTGGACATGCACATGCCGCGGCTAACCGGGCTTGAAACCTTGCGGAAACTAAAGCAAATCAAGCTCGTGCTCCCCTGCATCATTCTTTCGGCGAATGCTGACGACGAGCTGCGCGAAGAGGCGCGGCGCGCAGATGCTTTCTCGGTATTAGCGAAACCGGTTAGCCGGATCAATCTGACGACCATCGTGCATGCGGCACTGCGACTGACCTATAACTGGTCGATCTAGCCGTTGGTCGGCTTGGGTTTTAATGCCCCCTTCTGTCGTGCGTGGCCGGCGTTGACTTTCGACGCGCATTCTTTCTTCACCTGCGGTGCAAAAAGCATGGCACTGCCGAGATTTCTGCCTTCAGGCGCCGGGCTCGACGGGGCTTAGTGCCGAGTTGGAGGCCTTCCCCTCTCGCGCGGCATTTTTTTCTTGCGTTTTACGACAACGGTCATACAATCCCGTTTATGACACTTGTCGTACACGGAGGCGTGATGAGTAAAAATCGCAAGCTGCCCCGGCTCTCGGCCGGCGAGATGGAGATCGTGCAAATGCTGTGGCGCGCAGGGGGCGCCACCCTCTCCGAAGCGCACGCCGCGCTCGAACGCGACATCGGCTACACCACCGTACAGACCCGGCTGAATCGATTGGTGGAGAAGGGGATCGTCAGCCGCACCACGGATCGTCCGGCACGTTATGCGGCCGTGGTCAATCCGGCGGACGTCAGTGCGCGGCATCTCGATTTGCTGCTGGAGCGCGTCAGCGACGGCAGTGTAGTCCCGTTGGTTGCGCACCTGGTGCGGGACCGCCATCTTACGGCTAGTGAGATTGCGGAACTGAAGGAACTGATTGCCGCCGCCGAGCAAAGCGGCCAGCGTCAGGCGGAACGCGTGGGTCGGAACAGCTCTCAAACGTCCAAACGCGAGGCGAAATCATGATCTTCATGACGGACGAACTGCTGCTGAATCTTGGTCGCACCACTTTAACCCTGGCCGTGGCCGTGCTGCTCATTGGCCTGCTATTGCGGGCAGCACGCGTCTCGGCGCCGAGCGTACACCGCGCGGGATGCCTGCTAGCGCTGGCGGTTGGCTGGACGTTTCTGCAATGGCCGGTACACGTTCCCTGGTACGACGCGGCGGGAATCGTCGACGACGATCCGAGCGAGGTAGTTGCGGCGATCGACACGGAATTCATTCCGTCCACGGCCGATCCAACGAATGACGTCATCGCGCCGCCTGCCAATGATGTGTCTGCTGACACTGCGGATTCCTCGAGCGTGCCATTAGCCACGATCGAGTTGCCGCACGAGGATCTCAGCAGTCCGCTGGGGGAATCGCAGACCGAAGAAACAGCGGCGGCGGTGCCAACGTTTGACGAGACGCCTGCAACGCCGATCGCTGAGCTCGCCGTGGAGGCACCAATGGCTGGACCGAGCGAGGCGGTCTCGATCGACATTGCGTCCGACGATGTTTCCAAGGCGATTGTATTGCCTGACGACGAACTCGCGGCAGCAGAAGGGACAACAGACGAACCGACGAACGTCTTGGCAGCCGTGACGCCGTCTCTTGGCACTGCGTGGATCTCGGGCATCCTAGCGCTGGTGTCGTTTTGGCTGGTGGGATATATCCGCTTTGTGCGCCGTCTACCGTGTGCCCGCGAGGGAGATGCAGATTGGTTGGCCCAATGGCAGTCGCTCCTCGCTGAACAAAATGTGCGCGCCGCGGTGCCCTTGCGAGTTACGCACGACACCGGCCCCATGCTGTGCCGGCTGCCGCGAGGTTACGAATTGCTGGTGCCTGGTTCGCTGTGGCGCGAGCTTAGCGTGGCCGAGCGGGCTGCGATTCTGCGGCACGAGCTGGCGCATTTGGTGCGCGGCGATGTGTGGAAGTCCTTGGCCGCACGTGTATTGGCGCTACCCCATTGGTTCAATCCGTTTGCCTGGTGGGCGGTGCGTCGCTTCGACGAAGCGGCCGAATGGTCCTGCGATCGTGCCGCCGCGGCCGAGAATTCGACCACGGCCTACGCCCGGGCCCTGCTCCGCTTGGGGGAAGCCGCGGGGCGTCATGCCGCTTACAGCCCTGCTGCGCGCGGCCGACCGCTGGCGTCGCGCATCCGCCGCTTGCTGGCGGCACGCTCGCATGAAGATTCGCCCACGAAAAAGGCCCTGTTACTAACGGCCTGCATCGGATTTGCCGTCGCCGCCTTGGTACGCGTGGAACTCGTGGCGCAGGAAGCGCCTGGCGCGGCACGGCCCGGCACAGCCCCGGATGTGCGCGAATCGGTTGTCGCACCGGAGGATACTGCGCTGGCGTTGGCGGATGGCAGCCCTCCCTCGTCAAGCGAACACAGTTCGATCTCGACGAAATCAAGCCTGGAGGTATTGGCCGACCAAAGCCGCGGGAAGATTCACTTTACCGCAGACGAGCTTACCGCGCGCGGACTGCGACTTGCCATTGTCAGGCCGGCCGAAGCCGAACAAGTGCGCGTCAAAGGAAAGACGAATATCGATAAGAAAGCCGCCTCGCACGTTCGAGCGTTTTTGCCTGGCATCATTGT
Coding sequences within it:
- a CDS encoding response regulator, which encodes MTGAMPNLLITDDDLSFRETLRGVLEPQGFRTFMASDGEEALHVVQREEVHLVLLDMHMPRLTGLETLRKLKQIKLVLPCIILSANADDELREEARRADAFSVLAKPVSRINLTTIVHAALRLTYNWSI
- a CDS encoding succinate dehydrogenase cytochrome b558 subunit, translated to MTSTSPQSFYLRHEFLIKRLHSLTGLMPVGLYMVVHLLTNASLLAGAKSFQTNVDSIHSLGPALPLIEWTFIFLPIIFHAVVGVMIVRSGKSNSSRYAYSGNVRYTLQRATAWIALVFIFWHVFHMHGWLHNDYWMNNLAKPLYGGQFNPHHATSSVGLALAPFTARVAYAIGVAACVYHFANGLWTMGITWGIWETATAQRRANWVCSGIGIFIFVVGMAALFGAVRAGEKDNLLKAEAYEQAKDDAEQRFEEDYKSRLEQEKAPGKSAETKPAEKPPSDEPIPPVAQSIPRP
- a CDS encoding small basic protein, whose amino-acid sequence is MTMDKSLRTTLGLVRARGVLSRGERIAKLQEMDRFPDGRSPLGLPKVRVMKLSMKKKKKTKEEGEGDAAAPAAAKGAAPAGKAPAAKAPAAKAATAGKGAPAKK
- a CDS encoding BlaI/MecI/CopY family transcriptional regulator — translated: MSKNRKLPRLSAGEMEIVQMLWRAGGATLSEAHAALERDIGYTTVQTRLNRLVEKGIVSRTTDRPARYAAVVNPADVSARHLDLLLERVSDGSVVPLVAHLVRDRHLTASEIAELKELIAAAEQSGQRQAERVGRNSSQTSKREAKS
- the larA gene encoding nickel-dependent lactate racemase — translated: MRVTLEYGKTGLQVELPAERVVRTLGYKDAQPLADPSAELAKKLAEPNGTPPLAELAQGRRDACIVICDITRPVPNQLILSQVLPTLEAAGIPRDSIRILVATGLHRPATAAEIVEMVGPHVAAQYRVENHHGTVLAEHTYLGESPRGVPVWIDSRYVNADLKITIGLIEPHLMAGFSGGRKLICPGLAALETVKVWHGPAFLENPKADCGILDGNPVHEENTWIGRLAGCDFIINAVIDDQRRPLALVAGDMEGAFLEGVAFVRRVVVDTVVEPVDVVVTSAAGYPLDTTFYQAVKGLTGALPIVKQGGTIILAASMTEGIGSPEFASLFREHENLEVFVQRILGQDYFVLDQWQLEELAKVCRKARVKIITDGLPRETIDSLFVESAPNVETAVAESLAEYGPQATMAVIPKGPYVLAQVATKN
- the sdhA gene encoding succinate dehydrogenase flavoprotein subunit; this encodes MAKQRVMIVGGGLAGLAAAMELAESGIDVDLMSLTPVKRSHSVCAQGGINAVNSVTRQQGDREWLHFDDTVYGGDFLNHQPPVKEMTDWAPKIIDLMDRLGVPFNRTPEGFRDQRRFGGTLFKRTAFAGATTGQQLLYALDEQVRRWEVAGKIKKYEFWDFLGPVIDDAGICRGCVGQDLVTMEIRTFPADAVILGTGGCGLIYGRSTMSMACTGSAAARAFRAGAKYGNGEFIQVHPTAIPGADKLRLMSESARGEGGRVWVPRKPQDTRDPKQIPEAERYYFLEERYPKYGNLVPRDIATREIFNVCTYEGLSVEQDRLCVYLDVTHIPRATLDQKLGGILDIYEKFQGVDPRETPMKIFPAVHYSMGGLWVDYERTAAGGLRLGSPKNQVTNIPGLYAIGECDYQYHGANRLGANSLLSCIFSGLITAPGIAAWMKNAPRGAAVDQPSSLFDSARRQHQQAHDNLLKRTGGGENPYLIHQELGNVMTKAATVVRRNDTLAEAYGTVCELEERAKHCSLSDTGNWTNQNVVFTKSLIDMFPLAKVIVKGALQRDECRGAHFKPDFSMPGLEATEPAAHRREAEAWCDRFEENTRKWLKSTIATYVPDGDPVLTYEEIDTTLIPPRPRLYGLVGAEAIEEVWKERSAAKTAGHDGNGSQGKGAAKTVAAG
- the sdhB gene encoding succinate dehydrogenase iron-sulfur subunit, translated to MQATTNGHSSHETHADGHGHAAPQVTEFDVRILRQDAPGEASYWERHRIKREPDMNVISVLQRVAAQAKTVEGGRVAPVAWDCNCLEEVCGACTMLVNGRVRQACTALVDRLLAEHPDEIELRPMEKFPVVRDLVVNRRRLFRALEKVRAWIPVDGYYDMGAGPRVSPEQQQQAYPLSECMSCGCCLDACPQFTKLEVEPHEGESATDFAKREQAAFDTHFVGAHAISQVMLFNNHPTGALNANERLDELMAPGGIQDCGNAQNCVNVCPKKIPLTTSIGRAGRATALRAITKWFSG